In the Nicotiana tabacum cultivar K326 chromosome 16, ASM71507v2, whole genome shotgun sequence genome, one interval contains:
- the LOC142170488 gene encoding uncharacterized protein LOC142170488 — MEKLMSVVENPKEFIKLDRFDGTNFTRWRDKMIFLLSALNIYYVLDYALPSMPEPTAEDSDAVKKERKKREHDELLCRSHILNTLTDRLYDLYCNLKSPREIWTALQTAYQNEKRGIDKFLALQYFEFKIFDTRPIMDQIHELQILVSKLSDLEVKIPDALQIGAILSKLPSSWNDYRNKILHSMDKMTVEQFRTHIQIESETRARDAISQPSSSAVNFVSQMIQEVETNI; from the coding sequence ATGGAGAAATTGATGTCTGTTGTTGAGAATCCAAAGGAGTTCATCAAACTTGATCGCTTTGATGGAACGAACTTTACCCGTTGGAGAGACaagatgatattcttgttgtccGCTCTCAATATCTACTATGTTCTTGATTATGCCTTGCCTTCGATGCCTGAGCCCACAGCAGAAGATTCTGACGCAGtcaagaaagaaaggaagaaacgagaACATGATGAACTGTTGTGTCGCAGCCATATTCTGAATACTTTGACAGATCGACTCTATGATCTTTACTGCAATCTGAAGTCGCCAAGAGAGATTTGGACTGCTCTACAAACTGCATACCAGAATGAAAAACGAGGTATTGACAAATTCCTGGCTCTGCAGtactttgaatttaaaatatttgatactagGCCTATAATGGATCAGATTCATGAACTGCAAATCTTAGTATCAAAACTAAGTGATCTTGAAGTTAAAATTCCTGATGCACTTCAAATAGGTGCTATTCTTTCAAAATTGCCTTCCTCTTGGAATGACTATAGAAATAAAATCCTACATTCTATGGATAAAATGACTGTGGAACAATTTCGTACTCACATTCAAATTGAAAGTGAGACTCGTGCTCGTGATGCTATTAGTCAGCCTTCGAGTTCCGCAGTCAATTTTGTCAGTCAGATGATTCAGGAAGTGGAAACAAACATCTGA